A window of the Gemmatirosa kalamazoonensis genome harbors these coding sequences:
- a CDS encoding DUF2232 domain-containing protein: MAAAATPVGRERGWGPMVLALATCLAVAAAPFWPPAAGLAAALVRGLVPVEQLLLLVVPTLAACAAVAWWAGGRLAPALAWLALAAWVLGQPLPAESPGYAAVARGWALALAAAFGLVSFVRPRLSFFVRALSALGVACAVALLWLVLTGHDPGRLAGVMGTELARRSQASLDAWQRHLRTAGVWRTVSERAPELAARATTSAERLGGLPARTAPLVPALLGLESLAALALAWGLHHRLSRVRLGPPLGSLKTFRFNDQLVWGLVAGVTIVILPSLAPLRAVGFNLLLFFGALYALRGLGILRWLASERVALAAVIGVALLLPIVGLELLAGMLSGVALAIGLGDTWGDWRNRRARQVS; the protein is encoded by the coding sequence ATGGCGGCGGCCGCCACGCCGGTCGGACGCGAGCGAGGGTGGGGACCGATGGTCCTCGCCCTCGCGACGTGCCTTGCCGTCGCGGCGGCCCCGTTCTGGCCTCCGGCCGCCGGGCTCGCCGCGGCGCTCGTGCGCGGACTGGTCCCGGTCGAGCAGCTGCTGCTGCTCGTCGTCCCGACGCTCGCCGCCTGCGCGGCGGTCGCCTGGTGGGCCGGCGGGCGGCTCGCGCCGGCGCTCGCGTGGCTCGCACTCGCCGCGTGGGTGCTCGGTCAGCCGCTGCCGGCCGAGTCGCCGGGATACGCGGCGGTGGCGCGCGGCTGGGCGCTGGCGCTCGCGGCGGCGTTCGGTCTCGTGTCCTTCGTCCGGCCGCGGCTCTCGTTCTTCGTGCGCGCGCTCAGCGCACTCGGCGTCGCGTGCGCGGTCGCGCTGCTCTGGCTCGTGCTCACGGGGCACGATCCGGGGCGGCTCGCCGGCGTGATGGGCACCGAGCTCGCCCGCCGCAGCCAGGCGTCGCTCGACGCGTGGCAGCGGCACCTGCGGACGGCCGGTGTGTGGCGCACGGTGAGCGAGCGGGCGCCGGAGCTCGCGGCGCGGGCGACGACGTCCGCCGAACGGCTCGGTGGGCTGCCGGCGCGCACGGCGCCGCTGGTGCCCGCGCTGCTCGGGCTCGAGTCGCTCGCCGCGCTCGCGCTCGCGTGGGGGCTGCATCACCGGCTGAGCCGCGTGCGGCTCGGTCCTCCGCTCGGCTCGCTGAAGACGTTCCGGTTCAACGACCAGCTCGTGTGGGGGCTCGTGGCCGGCGTCACGATCGTCATCCTGCCGTCGCTCGCGCCACTGCGGGCGGTCGGATTCAACCTGTTGTTGTTCTTCGGCGCGCTCTACGCGCTGCGCGGACTCGGCATCCTCCGCTGGCTCGCCTCCGAGCGAGTCGCGCTGGCGGCGGTGATCGGGGTCGCGCTCCTGCTCCCGATCGTCGGTCTCGAGCTGCTCGCCGGCATGCTGTCCGGCGTGGCGCTCGCGATCGGCCTCGGCGACACGTGGGGCGACTGGCGGAATCGCCGGGCGCGTCAGGTCTCGTAA
- the rsfS gene encoding ribosome silencing factor has translation MAKTSQLSSAEAAQRAAQAALDLKANDVVILNLKGVTDMADFFVIASGTSDTHVRAIAQNVMEDLDKLGVPVHHEEGVTQGRWALLDYVDFVVHVFHPTLRHFYQLERLWSDAEVVKVQPQDAPAGAQ, from the coding sequence ATGGCGAAGACCTCCCAGCTCTCCTCCGCCGAGGCCGCGCAGCGCGCCGCGCAGGCGGCGCTCGACCTGAAGGCGAACGACGTCGTGATCCTGAATCTCAAGGGGGTCACGGACATGGCCGACTTCTTCGTGATCGCGAGCGGCACGTCGGACACGCACGTCCGCGCGATCGCGCAGAACGTCATGGAGGATCTGGACAAGCTCGGCGTGCCGGTGCACCACGAGGAGGGCGTGACGCAGGGGCGCTGGGCGCTGCTCGACTACGTGGACTTCGTGGTCCACGTCTTCCACCCGACGCTGCGCCACTTCTACCAGCTCGAGCGGCTGTGGAGCGACGCGGAGGTCGTGAAGGTGCAGCCGCAGGACGCGCCCGCCGGGGCGCAGTGA
- the rpsF gene encoding 30S ribosomal protein S6, whose translation MPAKANRTYEAVYIFDSALEDNAIAEKLARHHGLLKAAAEPTVEHWGRRQLAYPIKRRESGYYAIATFSLADTTVLPEFERALKLDEGVLRYLISLHERELGAPPMSEEELAARRAKDEDDEDEE comes from the coding sequence GTGCCCGCGAAAGCGAATCGCACGTACGAGGCGGTGTACATCTTCGACTCTGCGCTCGAAGACAACGCCATCGCCGAGAAGCTCGCCCGGCATCACGGGCTCTTGAAGGCCGCCGCGGAACCGACCGTCGAGCACTGGGGGCGGCGTCAGCTGGCCTACCCCATCAAGCGGCGTGAGAGTGGTTACTACGCCATCGCCACGTTCAGCCTCGCGGACACCACGGTGCTCCCCGAGTTCGAGCGCGCGCTGAAGCTGGACGAAGGGGTGCTCCGCTATCTCATCTCGCTGCACGAGCGCGAGCTCGGCGCCCCGCCGATGAGCGAAGAGGAGCTCGCCGCCCGGCGGGCCAAGGACGAGGACGACGAGGACGAGGAATAA
- the rplI gene encoding 50S ribosomal protein L9, producing the protein MEVILRQAVEKLGNPGDVVTVSNGYARNFLLPRGVAFEATEGNKKRIAQEKARLEAAESERRQTASEFAKVLEEVSITFAARVGEEGKLFGSVTAADIAQQLEAQGHKVERRQIDLHEPIKALGVYRVPIKLHADVKPEIKVWVIKQ; encoded by the coding sequence GTGGAAGTCATTCTGCGGCAGGCGGTCGAGAAGCTCGGCAATCCGGGCGACGTGGTGACCGTCTCCAACGGCTACGCGCGCAACTTCCTGCTGCCGCGCGGCGTCGCCTTCGAGGCGACGGAGGGGAACAAGAAGCGGATCGCGCAGGAGAAGGCGCGGCTCGAGGCCGCCGAGTCGGAGCGCCGCCAGACGGCGAGCGAGTTCGCGAAGGTGCTCGAGGAGGTCTCGATCACGTTCGCGGCGCGCGTCGGCGAGGAGGGCAAGCTGTTCGGCTCCGTGACCGCGGCGGACATCGCGCAGCAGCTCGAGGCGCAGGGCCACAAGGTCGAGCGCCGCCAGATCGACCTGCACGAGCCCATCAAGGCGCTCGGCGTCTATCGCGTGCCGATCAAGCTGCACGCGGACGTGAAGCCCGAGATCAAGGTCTGGGTCATCAAGCAATAG
- the rpsR gene encoding 30S ribosomal protein S18, whose protein sequence is MRRQKKADPFAEARIRFVDYKDDRLLSRFITETGKILPSRLSGASARHQRQVAKAIKKARYLALLPYTKGNQS, encoded by the coding sequence ATGCGCCGACAGAAGAAGGCCGATCCGTTCGCCGAAGCGCGGATCCGGTTCGTCGACTACAAGGACGACCGCCTCCTCTCCCGCTTCATCACGGAGACGGGGAAGATCCTGCCGAGCCGCCTGAGCGGCGCCTCCGCGCGTCACCAGCGTCAGGTCGCGAAGGCGATCAAGAAGGCGCGCTACCTGGCCCTGCTCCCCTACACCAAGGGGAACCAGAGCTGA
- a CDS encoding DPP IV N-terminal domain-containing protein yields the protein MFGRLVRRLTVLGAAAASAAALAPSRAGAQLYFGQNLVQYDRLDWRVIETEHFLVHYYPVERQAAHDAARMAERSYARLSRLMQHQFREKKPIIVFQSRGDFAQSNVFGDLGEGTGGITDILRQRMAQPLTGDYRSFEHVLMHEMVHQFQYDIFARGKAGANIQQYAQVNPPSWFMEGMAEFLSLGYDHPQTDAWLRDAAINGNLPSIKQMTDEPDKYFPYRFGFALWQYVGRRWGDEIIGEIMNAVPSLGVERAFRRELGMSLEDLSDEWHESVQDRFLPTVVSMERPRKFAQPLLTQRRTGGVADLYIAPALSPDGKYIAFISYGSLLRGEVFPDLYLADAQTGKRLKRLVRSTTNAQTEELRQLYSQASFSPDGKLLAYVGQTEGKDVLYLLDVATRETIRRFDLPLEGVTSPSWSPDGKQLVFSGNEGGITDLYVVNEDGTGLRALTHDRNGDLQPSWSPDGKTIAFASDRETNFDVLRLAKWTIALYDVASGRITELPRQAGLNINPQWAPDGRSIAYVSDRTGVANLFLYDLDAGEHYQLTNVVGAVNALTEYSPAITWAHATDVLAFTYYEKGTNNVWSIKNPRLLKRAPFRDHATTPAVVATRDTTPATAVAPDTSDGSRSIYRAPSAELRPSATLGAAGSGTPLTVTAMLDSAALALPDTTRFKDYKYAGGFQPEYVSQPQVGYGANNFGQGVFGGTTIVLSDLLGNQQLAFSGAINGRISDAMVFASYANLSRRMQYQTGVSQMPYYLLGERVPITDDQGQNAVEDRYLRYVQRDVFATGLYPLDRFRRIEFGMRASSVSQSQITVTSTLQGGFITGQKLGKPQKIGSAWMLSPSVAYVSDNALYGWTSPLMGHRYRVQFEPSVGSWRWLDYLVDARRYDPILFNFLTVATRFTTSITAGRDETRFRKYIGRADFVRGYDRQAYDTYFCSGENAPANAGDACGALQLFGSRVAFANAELRFPLVRRLDLGLLPIALPPVEGAFFYDAGLAWDGGMKVTARRPANYDQNTMRFPLRSYGFGMRINLFGFVVLRWDYAKPLDAANRKAFGTWSFGPSF from the coding sequence ATGTTCGGTCGACTCGTCCGCCGCCTAACGGTGTTGGGCGCCGCCGCGGCCTCCGCCGCCGCGCTCGCGCCGTCGCGCGCCGGGGCCCAGCTGTACTTCGGGCAGAACCTGGTGCAGTACGACCGGCTCGACTGGCGAGTCATCGAGACCGAGCACTTCCTCGTCCACTACTATCCCGTCGAGCGGCAGGCCGCGCACGACGCGGCGCGGATGGCCGAGCGTTCCTACGCGCGGTTGTCGCGGCTCATGCAGCACCAGTTCCGCGAGAAGAAGCCGATCATCGTCTTCCAGTCGCGCGGCGACTTCGCGCAGAGCAACGTCTTCGGCGATCTCGGCGAGGGCACGGGCGGCATCACGGACATCCTGCGGCAGCGCATGGCGCAGCCGCTCACGGGCGACTACCGCTCGTTCGAGCACGTGCTGATGCACGAGATGGTGCACCAGTTCCAGTACGACATCTTCGCGCGTGGCAAGGCGGGCGCGAACATCCAGCAGTACGCGCAGGTGAACCCGCCGTCGTGGTTCATGGAAGGGATGGCGGAGTTCCTGTCGCTCGGCTACGACCATCCGCAGACCGATGCGTGGCTGCGTGACGCCGCGATCAACGGCAACCTGCCGTCGATCAAGCAGATGACCGATGAGCCGGACAAGTACTTCCCGTACCGGTTCGGCTTCGCGCTCTGGCAGTACGTCGGCCGGCGGTGGGGCGACGAGATCATCGGCGAGATCATGAACGCCGTGCCGAGCCTCGGCGTCGAGCGCGCGTTCCGGCGAGAGCTCGGCATGTCGCTCGAGGATCTCAGCGACGAGTGGCACGAGTCGGTGCAGGACCGCTTCCTCCCGACCGTCGTGTCGATGGAGCGGCCGCGCAAGTTCGCGCAGCCGCTGCTGACGCAGCGTCGCACCGGCGGCGTGGCTGACCTGTACATCGCGCCCGCGCTGTCGCCCGACGGCAAGTACATCGCGTTCATCTCCTACGGCAGCCTGCTGCGCGGCGAGGTGTTCCCCGACCTGTACCTCGCCGACGCACAGACCGGCAAGCGGCTCAAGCGGCTGGTGCGCAGCACGACGAACGCGCAGACCGAGGAGCTGCGGCAGCTCTACTCGCAGGCGAGCTTCTCCCCCGACGGCAAGCTGCTCGCCTACGTCGGCCAGACCGAGGGGAAGGACGTCCTCTACCTGCTCGACGTCGCGACGCGCGAGACGATCCGGCGCTTCGACCTGCCGCTCGAGGGCGTCACGAGCCCCTCGTGGTCGCCCGACGGCAAGCAGCTCGTGTTCAGCGGCAACGAGGGCGGCATCACGGACCTCTACGTCGTGAACGAGGACGGCACCGGGCTGCGCGCGCTGACGCACGACCGCAACGGCGATCTGCAGCCGTCGTGGTCGCCCGACGGCAAGACGATCGCGTTCGCGAGCGACCGCGAGACGAACTTCGACGTGCTGCGGCTCGCGAAGTGGACGATCGCGCTGTACGACGTCGCGAGCGGCCGCATCACGGAGCTGCCGCGGCAGGCGGGGCTCAACATCAACCCTCAGTGGGCGCCCGACGGCCGTTCCATCGCGTACGTCTCCGACCGCACGGGCGTCGCGAACCTGTTCCTGTACGACCTCGACGCCGGCGAGCACTACCAGCTCACGAACGTCGTCGGCGCGGTGAACGCGCTCACCGAGTACAGCCCGGCGATCACGTGGGCGCACGCGACCGACGTGCTGGCGTTCACGTACTACGAGAAGGGGACGAACAACGTCTGGTCGATCAAGAACCCGCGGCTGCTGAAGCGCGCGCCGTTCCGCGACCACGCGACGACGCCCGCCGTCGTCGCGACGCGCGACACGACGCCGGCCACCGCCGTCGCGCCCGACACGAGCGACGGCAGCCGGTCGATCTATCGCGCGCCGAGCGCCGAGCTGCGGCCGTCGGCGACGCTCGGCGCCGCGGGGTCGGGGACGCCGCTCACCGTGACGGCGATGCTCGACAGCGCCGCGCTCGCGCTCCCCGACACGACGCGGTTCAAGGACTACAAGTACGCGGGGGGGTTCCAGCCGGAGTACGTGTCGCAGCCGCAGGTGGGCTACGGCGCGAACAACTTCGGCCAGGGCGTGTTCGGCGGCACGACGATCGTGCTGAGCGACCTGTTAGGCAACCAGCAGCTCGCGTTCTCCGGCGCGATCAACGGCCGCATCAGCGACGCGATGGTGTTCGCGAGCTACGCGAACCTGAGCCGCCGCATGCAGTATCAGACGGGCGTCTCGCAGATGCCGTACTATCTGCTCGGCGAGCGCGTGCCGATCACCGACGACCAGGGACAGAACGCGGTCGAGGACCGGTACCTCCGCTACGTGCAGCGCGACGTGTTCGCGACGGGCCTCTACCCGCTCGACCGGTTCCGCCGCATCGAGTTCGGCATGCGCGCATCGAGCGTGTCGCAGTCGCAGATCACGGTGACGTCGACGCTGCAGGGCGGCTTCATCACCGGCCAGAAGCTCGGCAAGCCGCAGAAGATCGGGTCGGCGTGGATGCTCTCGCCGTCGGTGGCGTACGTGAGCGACAACGCGCTGTACGGCTGGACCAGCCCGCTCATGGGACACCGGTACCGCGTGCAGTTCGAGCCGTCGGTGGGCAGCTGGCGGTGGCTCGACTACCTCGTGGACGCGCGCCGCTACGACCCGATCCTGTTCAACTTCCTCACGGTCGCGACGCGCTTCACGACGAGCATCACGGCGGGGCGCGACGAGACGCGCTTCCGGAAGTACATCGGACGGGCCGACTTCGTGCGCGGCTACGACCGACAGGCGTACGACACGTACTTCTGCAGCGGCGAGAACGCGCCGGCGAACGCGGGCGACGCGTGCGGCGCGCTGCAGCTGTTCGGCAGCCGCGTCGCGTTCGCGAACGCGGAGCTGCGCTTCCCGCTCGTGCGTCGGCTGGACCTCGGCCTGCTGCCGATCGCGCTGCCGCCGGTGGAGGGCGCGTTCTTCTACGATGCCGGGCTCGCGTGGGACGGCGGCATGAAGGTGACCGCCCGGCGCCCGGCGAACTACGACCAGAACACGATGCGCTTCCCGCTGCGGAGCTACGGCTTCGGGATGCGCATCAACCTGTTCGGGTTCGTCGTCCTGCGGTGGGACTACGCGAAGCCGCTCGACGCGGCGAACCGGAAGGCGTTCGGCACGTGGTCGTTCGGGCCGTCGTTCTGA